Proteins encoded in a region of the Clostridium beijerinckii genome:
- a CDS encoding DedA family protein, with protein MDHVIELFNHYGYIAVLISLVLELIAFPLPGEALMTYCGYVVYMNKMSYLLSIIVATSGAIIGITISYFIGRALEIKLIEKYGCYIHLNKNRMDKISTWYQKYGGILLIVAYFIPGIRHITGYFSGMTKVSYKKFSVSAYLGALIWTTTFISLGRVLGANWNKYNEISKWYLLIAVLIAILLILLYISYKEKISVFSKFLKEEFCKILYSMLKAKVLVTGLAVLFFIFIVVMIEFS; from the coding sequence TTGGATCATGTTATAGAATTGTTTAATCATTACGGATATATAGCAGTGCTTATAAGTTTAGTGTTAGAATTAATAGCATTTCCTTTGCCTGGTGAAGCACTAATGACTTATTGTGGATATGTTGTTTATATGAATAAAATGAGTTACCTGCTCAGTATTATAGTGGCTACAAGTGGGGCTATAATAGGTATTACTATATCATATTTCATTGGCAGGGCATTAGAAATAAAATTAATTGAGAAATATGGATGCTATATTCATCTAAATAAAAATAGGATGGATAAGATTTCAACATGGTATCAAAAATATGGTGGTATATTGTTGATTGTAGCATATTTTATTCCAGGAATAAGGCATATTACAGGCTACTTTTCTGGTATGACTAAGGTATCATATAAAAAGTTTTCAGTTAGTGCATATTTAGGCGCATTAATATGGACTACTACATTTATATCATTGGGAAGGGTTCTTGGAGCAAACTGGAATAAATATAATGAAATATCAAAATGGTATCTATTAATAGCAGTTTTAATCGCTATATTACTGATACTTCTTTATATAAGCTACAAAGAAAAAATAAGTGTATTTTCTAAATTTCTAAAAGAAGAGTTTTGCAAAATACTTTATTCAATGCTTAAAGCAAAGGTATTGGTTACTGGATTAGCAGTTTTGTTTTTTATATTTATAGTTGTTATGATAGAATTTAGTTAA
- a CDS encoding cell wall-binding protein, which translates to MNKVKKLSLVILTILSIQITNSTMANAYWKQNSQGWQFTKGEAYSVGWDKIDGNWYYFDSNGIMETGWINDNNKWYYLNDSGAWEESKTTTVVPNDIQVMYDIINIYNDSGTIKYENKGFINQIGLSDKSLYKFSAEDQVGNNISEYYYDSSNGNVYKIKQGITTLLNSNITINNTNTQISTIEAVEKVKDYLLANGKYVPSKIEYDHDESNSYVIHCYDTSGEYITTGGWYYVDKFTGNVTSMF; encoded by the coding sequence ATGAATAAAGTGAAAAAGTTGTCCTTAGTAATCTTAACTATCTTGTCAATACAAATTACTAATTCTACTATGGCTAATGCATATTGGAAACAAAACAGTCAAGGATGGCAATTTACTAAAGGAGAAGCTTACTCAGTTGGATGGGATAAAATTGATGGTAACTGGTATTATTTTGATAGTAATGGAATAATGGAAACAGGCTGGATTAATGATAATAATAAATGGTATTATCTAAATGATAGTGGAGCTTGGGAAGAATCTAAGACTACTACTGTTGTTCCAAATGATATTCAGGTTATGTATGATATAATCAATATTTATAATGATTCTGGAACTATTAAATATGAGAATAAGGGATTCATTAATCAAATAGGATTAAGTGATAAGAGTTTATATAAATTCTCTGCAGAAGATCAAGTGGGAAACAATATTAGTGAATATTACTATGATTCTTCTAATGGAAATGTATATAAAATAAAACAAGGAATTACAACACTGCTTAATTCTAATATTACTATAAATAACACTAATACTCAGATTTCAACGATTGAAGCTGTAGAGAAAGTAAAAGATTATCTTCTAGCGAATGGAAAATATGTTCCAAGTAAAATTGAATATGATCATGATGAGTCTAACTCTTATGTAATTCATTGCTATGATACATCAGGAGAATATATAACAACTGGCGGATGGTATTATGTAGATAAATTTACTGGAAATGTGACATCAATGTTTTAG
- a CDS encoding DDE-type integrase/transposase/recombinase: MINKFLLETVIYLIEIIKYLMTLLVGKNLLKSISDEPVKKEYRKLQVDDQPIFDVPEKLNYKLLIAEYEFKHGKEFAPVKPRKNKALAPKDVICPKCGAPHTYLYDNNGGRGQYLCKVCDTTFNPKNYYQKSIVLRCPHCSKTLERIKARKDFYVYKCKNDNCSFYQNNLKSMTKSEKQDFKKNPGKFKVRYIFRDFTFDFKPLSKESPVKSKVSLPNIMISSYTLGLILTYYVNYGLSSRKTAALLKDIHDIKISHQAILNYVNAVSIVVKPFIDNYDYKLSDSFCGDETYIKVNGKWNYIFFFFDAVKKIILSYRVSPHRDTETAVKAIDDVLSKLKEIPEDLNLITDGNPIYLLAQHFFASHSIKFDVTQVIGLTNKDEVSKEYRPLKQIIERLNRTFKGNYRATTGFGSPNGSVAFVTMFVAYFNFLRPHSALEGKTPVILEELESMSNMPTRWCKFIELSQDFVLNNCTITA; this comes from the coding sequence ATGATTAATAAGTTTCTTCTTGAAACTGTAATTTATCTTATTGAAATTATAAAGTATCTCATGACTTTGCTGGTTGGCAAAAACTTGCTTAAAAGCATTTCGGACGAACCTGTTAAGAAAGAATACCGAAAGCTTCAAGTAGATGATCAACCAATCTTTGATGTTCCCGAAAAACTTAACTATAAGCTTCTAATAGCTGAATATGAGTTTAAGCACGGCAAAGAATTTGCTCCTGTGAAACCTCGCAAAAACAAAGCGTTAGCTCCTAAGGATGTTATCTGTCCTAAGTGTGGTGCTCCACATACCTATCTTTACGATAATAACGGAGGCCGAGGACAATATCTTTGCAAAGTCTGTGATACCACATTCAATCCTAAAAATTACTATCAGAAATCCATAGTGTTAAGATGTCCTCACTGCAGTAAAACACTTGAAAGAATCAAGGCGCGTAAGGATTTCTACGTTTATAAGTGTAAGAATGATAATTGCTCTTTTTACCAAAATAATCTTAAATCAATGACAAAATCTGAAAAACAAGATTTTAAGAAGAATCCTGGTAAGTTCAAAGTTAGATACATATTTAGAGATTTCACTTTTGACTTTAAGCCACTTTCTAAAGAAAGTCCGGTAAAATCAAAGGTTTCTCTTCCAAACATTATGATTTCTTCTTACACCTTAGGACTCATTCTAACTTACTACGTTAACTACGGTTTATCTTCCAGAAAGACAGCTGCATTGCTTAAAGATATTCATGATATTAAAATATCTCATCAAGCAATTTTAAACTATGTTAATGCCGTTTCAATTGTAGTTAAGCCATTTATAGATAACTACGATTATAAACTTTCTGACTCTTTCTGCGGCGATGAAACCTACATAAAAGTTAACGGTAAGTGGAACTATATTTTCTTCTTTTTTGATGCTGTTAAAAAGATTATTCTATCTTACAGAGTATCACCACATAGAGATACCGAAACGGCTGTAAAAGCCATCGATGATGTTCTAAGTAAGTTAAAAGAAATACCTGAAGATCTTAATCTTATAACTGATGGTAACCCTATATATCTTCTTGCACAGCACTTCTTTGCAAGCCATAGTATAAAATTCGATGTTACTCAAGTTATAGGCTTAACCAATAAAGATGAAGTTTCAAAAGAATATAGGCCATTGAAGCAAATTATTGAACGTCTTAACCGAACCTTTAAAGGCAATTATAGAGCTACTACTGGCTTCGGAAGTCCTAACGGGTCGGTTGCATTTGTAACTATGTTTGTGGCATACTTTAACTTTCTAAGACCACATTCTGCCCTTGAAGGCAAAACTCCTGTAATCCTTGAAGAGTTAGAGTCAATGTCCAACATGCCTACTAGATGGTGCAAATTTATTGAACTATCTCAAGACTTTGTTCTAAATAACTGTACAATAACTGCCTAA
- a CDS encoding YitT family protein — MKGKINSLIYILLGNILIAFAISTLILENNIIVGGVTGLGRVINNFTGASLTIVVYIISIALFLSALFFLGKKFALSTLVSTFLFPILLDFFEKHENLHNYCNDILLSCVLAGCLIGIGAGLILKANASSGGIDIIGIIINKKFNTPVHITLNVIDLCILTLQITFSSVTNVLYGLVVVFLTYFMLNKTLTFGKEMIQVVIMSDHYDEIKKAIISEADTGVTLLHAEKGYSKVEAKAISTVIPAEKLQKVKNIVNKIDYSAFITVSDVREVGGRGYTLNRAYDNLEVSTT, encoded by the coding sequence ATGAAAGGAAAAATCAATAGTTTAATTTACATTCTTCTAGGAAATATATTAATAGCTTTTGCTATTAGCACATTAATATTAGAGAATAATATTATTGTTGGTGGAGTTACAGGATTAGGAAGAGTGATAAATAATTTTACTGGGGCAAGCTTGACAATAGTTGTGTACATTATAAGCATTGCATTATTTTTATCGGCATTATTTTTTTTAGGAAAGAAATTTGCTTTATCTACTTTAGTATCAACATTTTTATTTCCTATTCTTTTGGACTTTTTTGAAAAGCATGAAAATCTGCATAATTATTGCAATGATATATTATTATCATGTGTCCTTGCAGGATGTTTAATAGGAATAGGAGCAGGACTTATATTAAAAGCAAATGCATCATCTGGTGGAATTGATATTATAGGAATTATAATAAATAAAAAATTTAATACTCCAGTTCATATCACTTTAAATGTAATTGATTTGTGCATCTTAACTTTGCAAATTACATTTTCAAGTGTTACTAATGTATTGTATGGCCTGGTTGTTGTATTTTTAACTTATTTTATGTTAAATAAGACTTTAACTTTTGGAAAAGAAATGATACAAGTAGTTATTATGAGTGATCATTATGATGAAATAAAAAAGGCTATTATCTCAGAGGCAGATACAGGAGTAACTTTATTGCATGCAGAAAAAGGATACTCAAAAGTTGAAGCAAAAGCTATCAGCACAGTTATTCCAGCTGAAAAGCTGCAAAAAGTAAAAAATATTGTTAATAAAATTGATTATAGCGCTTTTATAACAGTGTCAGACGTTAGGGAAGTTGGGGGAAGAGGATATACGCTAAATCGTGCATATGACAATTTAGAGGTGTCTACAACGTAA
- a CDS encoding TIGR03943 family putative permease subunit has protein sequence MKKINAEVVAKILILLGFSIFYLKIIVSNEILKYVHPRIIPFAIFGMISMFIITLFLISDVFYNDRKKFKIKNHFIFIFPLIMILFMQSTSANSATKGIDTNGKLNESSSTNSSSNNSNNNLPSLNSTYELYSGKSESDGQGQVDKIQLNIVNNIIEVNINNFVSSLDEILGNPKKYEGKEIEISGFVYRDKDLKENQFIIARFMMVCCAADLQVAGIECSSSDSGSYDNGTWVKIKGKIKINTSEDGIDPVIAVEIIEKDPAPDTSYVYPF, from the coding sequence ATGAAAAAAATTAATGCGGAAGTAGTTGCAAAAATATTAATACTATTAGGATTTTCAATATTCTATTTAAAAATTATTGTAAGTAATGAAATTCTAAAATATGTACATCCAAGAATTATCCCCTTTGCAATCTTTGGAATGATTTCAATGTTCATAATTACCTTATTTCTAATTTCAGATGTCTTTTATAATGATAGAAAAAAATTTAAAATTAAGAATCACTTTATCTTTATTTTTCCTTTGATTATGATACTTTTTATGCAAAGTACTAGCGCAAATTCTGCCACTAAAGGCATTGATACAAATGGAAAGCTTAACGAATCATCATCTACTAACAGCTCTTCCAATAATTCAAATAACAACTTGCCTTCCCTTAACTCAACATATGAATTGTATAGTGGAAAATCTGAAAGTGATGGTCAAGGTCAAGTAGATAAGATTCAGCTAAATATTGTGAATAATATTATAGAAGTAAACATTAATAACTTTGTATCTTCTCTTGATGAGATTTTAGGAAACCCTAAAAAATATGAAGGAAAGGAAATAGAGATTTCAGGATTTGTATATAGAGATAAAGATTTAAAAGAAAATCAATTTATAATTGCACGATTTATGATGGTGTGTTGTGCTGCTGATCTTCAAGTTGCAGGAATTGAATGTTCTAGCAGTGATTCAGGTTCCTATGATAATGGTACGTGGGTAAAAATAAAGGGCAAAATTAAAATTAATACTTCTGAAGATGGAATAGATCCAGTTATAGCTGTTGAAATTATAGAAAAAGATCCTGCTCCTGACACTTCTTATGTTTATCCATTTTAA
- a CDS encoding alpha/beta-type small acid-soluble spore protein, protein MSSNNSGRNRTLVPEAKQGLNRLKTEVASEVGLNDYENQDKGNLSSRQNGYVGGYMVKHMIESYEQGLK, encoded by the coding sequence ATGTCATCAAACAATAGTGGAAGAAACAGAACATTAGTACCAGAAGCAAAACAAGGATTAAACAGATTAAAAACTGAGGTTGCTTCAGAAGTAGGATTAAATGATTACGAAAATCAAGATAAAGGAAATTTATCTTCAAGACAAAATGGATACGTTGGCGGATACATGGTTAAACACATGATTGAAAGCTACGAACAAGGTTTAAAGTAA
- a CDS encoding permease, translating to MKTKIEIILGFLESGKTNFINSMIKNCDLQNETIVVIQDEFGQSKIKNEFINSNENMNIINIENTSNEEINEKYINKILEIYSPHRIFIEVNGMKNSNSIINMFNNKNLRKLCRIDDIVTLIDTKKFFIYFRNMKSMLSTQIYNSKTIILNNINNINKKDFLNIQNQIKRINETANLLEHAPSLNIKEIHQDEYREISSHSFSAIKTMFYMSLLILSFTCFAALSITDSSGYSYYLDKFKNFYTVFISILIQGIPFILVGSFVSAIIQICIPKDTFIKFFPRNIFLSCVIAALAGLLFPICDCGTIPIVKGLIKKKVPIAASITFMLSAPIVNPIAIISTIYAFQGMKAVVIYRIVAGIIISILVGLIMHFLTRKDDDILNINNDGLSCECGFCNDDYDYSRNKPQKIRAVFIHTGDEFFNIGKFMIIGTFLSSIFQNIVSAGTNIPILSGNISPLIAMILLSFVLSVCSTSDAFIAKGFLKQFSVNSVMGFLVVGPMLDIKNTIMIFGNFKRKFAIKLIFFIIVVSFSILINLRL from the coding sequence ATGAAAACAAAAATAGAAATAATACTAGGATTCTTAGAGTCTGGAAAAACTAACTTTATAAATTCTATGATTAAAAATTGCGATTTACAAAATGAAACTATTGTTGTCATCCAAGATGAATTTGGACAAAGCAAAATAAAGAATGAATTTATAAATTCAAATGAAAATATGAATATTATAAACATTGAAAATACTTCTAATGAAGAAATTAATGAAAAATATATAAACAAAATTTTAGAAATATATTCTCCCCATAGAATATTTATTGAAGTTAATGGTATGAAAAATTCCAACTCTATAATTAATATGTTTAATAATAAAAATTTAAGAAAGTTATGCAGAATTGACGACATCGTAACCTTAATTGATACGAAAAAGTTCTTCATTTATTTCAGAAATATGAAAAGTATGTTAAGTACTCAAATCTATAATAGCAAGACAATAATATTAAACAATATAAATAATATCAACAAAAAAGACTTCTTAAATATTCAGAATCAAATAAAAAGAATTAATGAAACTGCTAATTTATTAGAGCATGCGCCTTCATTAAATATTAAAGAAATACATCAAGACGAATATAGAGAAATTAGTAGCCATAGTTTTTCTGCAATTAAAACCATGTTTTACATGAGCCTTCTAATATTATCATTTACGTGTTTTGCTGCATTATCTATTACCGATAGTAGTGGGTATTCATACTATTTGGACAAGTTTAAAAATTTTTACACTGTATTTATTAGCATATTAATTCAAGGTATCCCATTTATCTTAGTTGGAAGTTTTGTATCTGCAATAATACAAATTTGCATCCCAAAGGATACATTTATCAAATTTTTTCCAAGAAATATATTCTTGTCATGTGTTATTGCAGCTCTTGCAGGCTTACTCTTCCCAATATGTGATTGTGGAACTATTCCTATTGTTAAGGGACTCATAAAGAAAAAAGTTCCTATAGCTGCTAGTATTACTTTCATGTTATCTGCCCCAATAGTAAATCCAATAGCTATAATTTCAACGATATATGCCTTTCAAGGTATGAAAGCGGTTGTAATTTATAGGATTGTTGCAGGCATAATAATCTCTATTCTAGTTGGTTTAATTATGCATTTTCTAACTAGGAAAGACGATGATATATTAAATATAAATAATGATGGACTAAGTTGCGAATGCGGTTTTTGTAATGATGACTATGATTATTCAAGGAATAAGCCGCAAAAAATCAGAGCAGTATTTATTCACACTGGCGATGAATTTTTTAATATAGGAAAGTTTATGATTATTGGTACATTTTTATCTAGCATTTTTCAAAATATAGTATCTGCCGGTACCAACATTCCAATTTTGAGCGGTAATATAAGCCCCTTAATTGCAATGATATTATTGTCTTTTGTGCTTTCAGTTTGTTCAACATCAGATGCATTCATTGCTAAAGGATTTTTAAAACAATTCTCAGTTAACTCTGTAATGGGCTTTTTAGTTGTTGGCCCTATGCTTGATATAAAAAATACAATCATGATTTTTGGAAACTTCAAAAGAAAATTTGCCATAAAACTAATATTTTTTATTATTGTAGTATCATTTAGTATTCTTATTAACCTTAGACTATAG
- a CDS encoding YjjG family noncanonical pyrimidine nucleotidase, with product MKYHTLLFDVDNTLLDFDANEEESFKSLIRDKGEIYSEELYEVYKKMNQGMWADIELGKIKVDEVLNTRFSKLMSKYGKSIDGGEWEKTYRSYLNQGVQLMPDVHEVLSKLHEKYTLYIITNGIAKTQHSRIDGAGISQYFKDCFISEYIGANKPAIEFFNYVKDHIKGFNQAETLIIGDSITSDIKGGNIAGIDTCWLCKEGTVNESSISPNYEIHSLKELLQIL from the coding sequence ATGAAATACCATACGTTGTTATTTGATGTTGATAATACATTACTTGATTTCGATGCAAATGAAGAAGAATCGTTTAAGAGTTTAATTAGAGATAAGGGTGAAATATATTCAGAAGAATTGTATGAAGTTTATAAAAAAATGAATCAAGGCATGTGGGCTGATATTGAACTGGGGAAGATTAAAGTAGATGAAGTATTAAATACAAGATTTTCTAAGTTAATGTCTAAGTATGGGAAGAGTATAGATGGTGGAGAGTGGGAGAAGACCTATAGATCGTATTTAAATCAAGGAGTGCAATTAATGCCAGATGTCCATGAGGTTTTGAGTAAACTGCATGAAAAGTATACTTTATATATTATCACTAATGGAATTGCCAAGACCCAGCATTCAAGAATAGATGGTGCTGGAATTTCACAGTACTTTAAAGACTGTTTTATATCAGAATATATAGGTGCTAATAAGCCGGCAATTGAATTTTTTAACTACGTCAAGGATCATATTAAGGGGTTCAATCAGGCAGAAACATTAATTATTGGAGATTCTATCACATCAGATATTAAGGGAGGAAATATCGCTGGAATTGATACTTGTTGGCTTTGCAAGGAGGGAACAGTAAATGAATCATCAATATCTCCAAACTATGAAATACATTCGTTAAAGGAATTACTTCAAATACTATAA
- a CDS encoding Gfo/Idh/MocA family protein: protein MKLGIVGAGMIVKDFLSISHLLKDIELEAICGTPRSEDALNELKDKYGIKKVFCDYDELLNSDLDIIYIGVPNNLHFEFAKKALDADKNVIVEKPFTSTYKESLILSDLARKKKLFLFEAITNQYFPNYKKIKELLPTLGNIKIVQCNYSQYSSRYNSFKEGKVLPAFDPKFSGGALMDLNIYNIHYVVGLFGKPENVEYYPNIERGIDTSGVLILDYGKFKCVCVGAKDCKAPIANNIQGDKGCIYQDTPANVCKRFELLMNDGTSSEVNENNYEHRMVNEFIEFSDAVKNNDLERCYKMLDHSLIVSEVQTIARHKGGVIFPVDDFTETES from the coding sequence ATGAAATTAGGAATTGTTGGAGCTGGGATGATAGTAAAGGATTTTCTTTCAATTAGTCATCTTTTGAAAGATATAGAATTAGAGGCTATTTGCGGAACTCCAAGAAGTGAAGATGCATTGAATGAATTGAAAGATAAGTATGGGATTAAGAAGGTTTTTTGTGATTATGATGAACTACTAAATAGTGATTTAGATATAATTTATATTGGTGTACCAAATAATTTACATTTTGAATTTGCTAAAAAAGCATTGGATGCTGATAAAAATGTTATAGTTGAAAAGCCATTTACATCAACATATAAGGAATCATTAATTTTAAGTGATTTAGCTAGGAAAAAGAAATTATTCTTATTTGAGGCTATAACTAATCAATATTTCCCAAACTATAAAAAGATAAAAGAACTGCTTCCAACTTTAGGAAATATAAAGATTGTTCAGTGTAATTATTCTCAATACTCTAGCAGATATAACAGCTTTAAAGAGGGGAAGGTATTGCCTGCTTTTGATCCTAAATTCTCTGGTGGCGCATTGATGGATTTGAATATTTATAACATTCATTATGTAGTAGGTTTATTTGGTAAACCAGAAAATGTTGAGTATTATCCAAATATTGAGAGGGGAATAGATACATCAGGTGTATTAATCTTAGATTATGGAAAATTTAAATGTGTTTGTGTTGGTGCAAAAGATTGTAAGGCACCTATAGCAAATAATATTCAAGGAGATAAAGGCTGCATATATCAAGACACTCCAGCCAATGTTTGTAAGAGATTTGAATTGCTTATGAATGATGGAACTAGCTCAGAAGTAAATGAAAATAATTATGAGCACCGTATGGTTAATGAGTTCATTGAATTTTCAGATGCTGTCAAAAATAATGATTTAGAAAGATGTTATAAAATGCTAGACCATAGCTTGATAGTTAGTGAAGTTCAAACAATTGCTAGGCATAAAGGTGGAGTAATATTCCCAGTAGATGATTTTACAGAAACAGAAAGTTAA
- a CDS encoding Spo0E family sporulation regulatory protein-aspartic acid phosphatase produces MDSINKIDSEIYEMEQNLLNIIKEKVDLFDPEVIVASDRLDSILDEYSHLIQLS; encoded by the coding sequence ATGGATTCTATAAACAAAATAGATAGTGAAATTTATGAGATGGAACAAAACCTGCTAAATATAATAAAGGAAAAAGTTGATTTGTTCGATCCTGAGGTAATTGTTGCAAGCGACCGATTAGATTCTATTTTGGACGAGTATAGCCATTTAATTCAATTAAGCTAG
- a CDS encoding Crp/Fnr family transcriptional regulator: MKNLDKIKIPEELYYYFEKVGKSLTYNKNDIIYMQDDNATHLYLIKAGRVRVYSSSKDGSEITIEIVEKGRIFGESSFIQSSKQPTTVSAVNDVELISCSLEDLYPYLTQSKELMILLFQLLSNTCNHLSSLLNQAYFYNRYEKVANFLLQQTAVPNKDKNISEDCIPYSHEEIASCIGLNRVTTTKILNYFSKLGYIKLKYKKVIILEREALIKYVE; this comes from the coding sequence GTGAAAAATTTGGATAAAATAAAAATTCCAGAAGAATTATATTATTATTTTGAAAAAGTTGGAAAATCATTAACATATAATAAGAATGATATTATCTATATGCAAGATGATAACGCAACCCATTTATACTTAATAAAGGCTGGCCGAGTGAGAGTATATTCTTCTTCAAAAGACGGTAGTGAAATTACAATAGAGATAGTTGAAAAAGGTAGAATATTTGGTGAATCATCTTTCATTCAAAGTTCAAAACAGCCTACTACAGTAAGTGCAGTTAATGATGTTGAATTGATTTCTTGTTCATTAGAAGATCTATATCCTTACCTAACTCAATCAAAAGAATTGATGATTCTACTTTTTCAGTTACTTTCAAATACATGTAATCATCTTTCAAGTCTGCTTAACCAAGCTTACTTTTATAATCGTTATGAAAAGGTAGCTAATTTTTTGCTGCAACAGACAGCTGTTCCTAATAAAGATAAAAATATAAGCGAAGATTGCATTCCCTATTCTCATGAAGAAATTGCTTCTTGCATTGGCCTAAATAGAGTTACAACCACTAAGATACTAAACTACTTTAGCAAACTAGGATATATTAAACTAAAATATAAAAAAGTAATAATACTAGAAAGAGAAGCTTTAATTAAATATGTAGAGTAG
- a CDS encoding MBL fold metallo-hydrolase: MNITYVEHSCFSVELDKVVLIFDYFKGQLPDFDPEKTIYVFSSHNHHDHFNIDIFQLLNKYPNVVYIFSKDIKKKFGRKFFNTHGVDDDIYEKIEFIDINKTLEISGLKIETLNSTDEGVAFIVTAEDKTIYHAGDLNLWWWNGRDQKDNESARERFEEEINKIKNRHFDAAFVVLDPRQGEEFYLGFDYFMKNTDTDKVFPMHFWGDSSVIERLKEMKCSEDYRNKIFL; this comes from the coding sequence ATGAATATTACATATGTTGAACATAGCTGTTTTTCAGTTGAACTTGATAAAGTGGTTTTAATATTTGATTATTTTAAAGGTCAGCTTCCAGATTTTGATCCAGAAAAGACAATATACGTGTTTTCAAGTCATAATCACCATGACCATTTTAATATAGATATTTTTCAGTTATTAAATAAATATCCAAATGTTGTGTACATTTTTTCAAAAGATATCAAGAAGAAATTTGGTAGAAAATTTTTTAATACTCATGGTGTTGATGATGATATTTATGAAAAAATAGAATTTATAGATATTAATAAAACTCTTGAAATATCAGGTTTGAAAATAGAGACCTTAAATTCCACAGATGAGGGCGTAGCATTTATTGTAACAGCAGAAGATAAAACAATCTATCATGCAGGAGATCTAAATCTATGGTGGTGGAATGGAAGAGATCAAAAGGATAATGAAAGTGCAAGAGAACGATTTGAAGAAGAAATTAATAAAATCAAGAATAGACATTTTGATGCTGCATTTGTAGTTTTAGACCCTAGACAAGGAGAAGAATTTTACTTAGGATTTGATTATTTCATGAAAAACACTGATACAGATAAAGTGTTTCCAATGCATTTTTGGGGAGACAGTTCGGTGATAGAACGATTAAAGGAAATGAAATGTTCAGAAGATTATCGTAATAAAATATTTCTTTAA
- a CDS encoding ferritin-like domain-containing protein, giving the protein MENNNNQMSNNDQMNNDDQLQIAIQGAKKAIQGEREDELFYDYLISEAPTNEEKEIISSIRDDERRHNMLFRGIYEDFTGDMDATMEDEEDFEVPESYLEGIKKALFGELAAVERYRAIRRGLPEGVYRDVLFDIITDELKHASKYNYLFTLNSIGNNESMNRSLMREDTVITENIDNTNDLTPDDWVSYISPLVNRALTESKEGVNSEHLYQEFILSGVLVGLGKNPNEAMEQVEEWRKSGDSKKLAMSKMSRYFNDLDNL; this is encoded by the coding sequence ATGGAAAACAATAATAATCAAATGAGTAATAATGATCAGATGAACAATGATGATCAATTACAGATAGCAATTCAGGGGGCAAAAAAAGCAATTCAAGGAGAAAGAGAAGATGAATTGTTTTATGATTATCTTATTAGTGAAGCGCCAACAAATGAAGAGAAAGAAATAATATCATCTATCAGAGATGATGAACGAAGACATAATATGTTGTTTAGAGGGATCTATGAAGATTTTACAGGTGATATGGATGCTACAATGGAGGATGAAGAAGATTTTGAAGTCCCTGAATCATATTTAGAAGGTATCAAGAAAGCTTTATTTGGAGAGCTAGCAGCAGTAGAAAGATATAGAGCTATTAGGAGAGGACTTCCTGAAGGAGTTTACAGGGATGTATTATTTGATATAATTACAGACGAATTAAAGCATGCTTCAAAATACAATTATCTATTTACATTAAATAGTATTGGAAATAATGAATCTATGAATAGAAGCTTAATGAGAGAAGACACAGTTATTACAGAAAATATAGATAACACAAATGATCTTACTCCAGATGATTGGGTTAGCTACATTTCGCCACTAGTTAATCGCGCTTTAACAGAATCAAAAGAAGGGGTTAACTCTGAGCATTTGTATCAAGAATTTATATTATCAGGTGTACTTGTTGGCTTAGGAAAGAATCCTAATGAAGCCATGGAACAGGTTGAAGAGTGGCGAAAATCAGGAGATTCAAAGAAATTAGCTATGAGCAAAATGAGCAGATATTTTAATGATTTAGATAACCTTTAA